From a region of the Mycobacterium sp. SMC-8 genome:
- a CDS encoding metallophosphoesterase, with product MHVASPGSILKTTAAASVGTLVAGIGYASLIERNAFVVREATMPVLTPGSSPLKVLHISDIHMRPTQRRKQAWLRELAGWEPDLVVNTGDNLAHPKAVPAVVQGLGDLLSVPGVFVFGSNDYFAPKLKNPANYLTKPTHRIHGEPLPWQDLRAAFTERGWLDMTHTRREFEVAGLHVAAAGVDDPHLTRDRYDTIAGPASPSANLTLGLTHSPEPRVLDRFAADGYQLVMAGHTHGGQLCLPFYGAIVTNCDLDRSRAKGPSRWGARTQLHVSAGIGTSPFAPLRFCCRPEATLLTLVAAPTGGSDAGSKAGQSSPSVSAR from the coding sequence ATGCACGTCGCTTCACCGGGATCGATCCTGAAGACCACCGCCGCCGCGTCGGTCGGCACGCTCGTCGCCGGCATCGGGTACGCGTCGCTGATCGAGCGCAACGCCTTCGTGGTCCGCGAGGCGACGATGCCGGTGCTGACCCCCGGGTCGTCCCCGCTGAAGGTGCTGCATATCAGCGACATCCACATGCGGCCCACTCAGCGGCGCAAGCAGGCGTGGCTGCGCGAGCTCGCGGGCTGGGAACCCGATCTCGTCGTGAACACCGGCGACAACCTGGCGCACCCGAAAGCGGTGCCGGCCGTGGTGCAGGGCCTCGGCGACCTGCTGTCGGTACCCGGTGTTTTCGTGTTCGGCAGCAACGACTATTTCGCGCCGAAGCTGAAGAACCCCGCCAACTATCTGACCAAGCCCACCCACCGGATCCACGGTGAGCCGCTGCCCTGGCAGGACCTGCGGGCGGCGTTCACCGAGCGCGGCTGGCTGGACATGACCCATACCCGGCGCGAGTTCGAGGTGGCCGGCCTGCACGTCGCCGCGGCCGGCGTGGACGACCCGCACCTGACCCGGGACCGCTACGACACCATCGCCGGGCCGGCCAGCCCGTCGGCGAACCTGACGCTGGGGTTGACGCACTCCCCCGAGCCGCGGGTGCTGGACCGCTTCGCCGCCGACGGCTACCAACTGGTGATGGCCGGCCACACCCACGGCGGTCAGCTGTGCCTGCCGTTCTACGGTGCGATCGTCACCAACTGCGACCTCGACCGGTCGCGGGCCAAGGGCCCGTCGCGCTGGGGCGCCCGCACCCAGCTGCACGTGTCGGCCGGCATCGGCACCTCGCCGTTCGCGCCGCTGCGGTTCTGCTGCCGCCCCGAGGCGACATTGCTGACGCTGGTGGCGGCTCCGACCGGGGGTTCCGACGCGGGATCGAAGGCCGGACAGTCGAGCCCCTCCGTATCGGCGCGGTGA
- a CDS encoding PLP-dependent cysteine synthase family protein, with translation MSPPGPCQRQSRAWVDNAVRLIEADTHRSADTHLLRYPLPSSWSAGVSLYLKDETTHITGSLKHRLARSLFLYALCNGWIGEDTTVIEASSGSTAVSEAYFAAMLGLPFIAVMTASTSASKIALIESQGGRCHFVEEAAQVYEEAHRLADETGGHYLDQFTNAERATDWRGNNNIAESIFSQMGQENHPVPDWIVVGAGTGGTSATIGRYIRYRRHPTRLCVVDPENSAFYPSYMSGEDVVTGASSRIEGIGRPRVEPSFVPGVVDRMISVPDCASVAAAHHVGRVLGRRVGPSTGTNIWGAFCLLAEMVAEGCSGSVVTLLADSGDRYSDTYFCDEWLTSHGIDPAESSGVLAEFERSGRWP, from the coding sequence GTGAGCCCGCCGGGCCCGTGTCAGCGGCAATCGCGGGCATGGGTGGACAACGCGGTCCGGCTGATCGAGGCCGACACGCACCGCAGCGCTGACACGCACCTGCTGCGCTACCCGTTGCCGTCGAGTTGGTCGGCGGGCGTCTCGCTGTATCTGAAGGACGAGACCACCCACATCACCGGAAGCCTCAAGCACCGGCTGGCGCGGTCGCTGTTCCTGTACGCGCTGTGCAACGGCTGGATCGGTGAGGATACGACGGTCATCGAGGCGTCGTCAGGCTCCACGGCGGTGTCGGAGGCGTACTTCGCGGCGATGCTGGGGTTGCCGTTCATCGCGGTGATGACGGCCTCGACGAGTGCCTCGAAGATCGCGCTGATCGAATCCCAGGGCGGGCGTTGCCATTTCGTCGAGGAGGCGGCGCAGGTGTACGAGGAGGCGCACCGGCTGGCCGACGAGACCGGCGGGCATTATCTCGACCAGTTCACCAACGCCGAGCGCGCGACGGACTGGCGGGGCAACAACAACATCGCCGAGTCGATCTTCTCGCAGATGGGCCAGGAGAACCACCCGGTGCCCGACTGGATCGTCGTCGGCGCCGGCACCGGCGGCACCAGCGCCACCATCGGGCGCTACATCCGCTACCGGCGTCACCCCACCCGGCTGTGCGTGGTGGACCCGGAGAACTCCGCGTTCTACCCGTCGTACATGAGTGGGGAGGATGTGGTCACCGGCGCGTCGTCACGCATCGAGGGGATCGGGCGTCCGCGGGTCGAGCCGTCGTTCGTGCCGGGAGTGGTGGACCGGATGATCTCGGTGCCCGACTGCGCGTCCGTGGCGGCGGCGCACCACGTGGGCCGGGTGCTCGGGCGGCGGGTGGGCCCCTCCACGGGGACCAACATCTGGGGGGCGTTCTGCCTGCTCGCCGAAATGGTGGCCGAGGGCTGCAGCGGGTCGGTGGTGACGTTGCTCGCCGACAGCGGCGACCGCTACTCCGACACCTACTTCTGCGACGAGTGGCTGACCAGCCACGGCATCGACCCGGCCGAATCGTCCGGGGTGCTGGCCGAGTTCGAGCGGTCCGGGCGCTGGCCCTGA